From Candoia aspera isolate rCanAsp1 chromosome 8, rCanAsp1.hap2, whole genome shotgun sequence, a single genomic window includes:
- the NKX3-2 gene encoding homeobox protein Nkx-3.2 has translation MAGRGASPAPTPFSIQALLNKKDGGAARAAAPGRPRPPMPLPGPEGAPACCWRLFGPDAAPLGPAPQPPPPPREQPRSGPAAARPPLWDSDSVLSEEHDGDREEDERQEQEQERGGGESHAPADAGRFRERPPGQGSARSLAGEAGPEQGGPPPSPQSQPPGRGSGPPTAGAGSHPEDGEEDEEDGDEDEEGKRGSQGSKALSEEDEALSAGAPGPMAASAAAAQKPRKKRSRAAFSHAQVFELERRFNHQRYLSGPERADLAASLKLTETQVKIWFQNRRYKTKRRQLAADLLSAAPAAKKVAVKVLVRDDQRQYHPGEVLRPPPLFSFQPSYYYPYYCLPGWALSACAAAAAAGGGIQ, from the exons ATGGCCGGGCGCGGCGCGAGCCCGGCCCCGACGCCTTTCTCCATCCAAGCGCTCCTCAACAAGAAGGATGGAGGCGCCGCGCGGGCTGCAGCTCCCGGCCGCCCCCGCCCGCCGATGCCCCTGCCCGGCCCCGAGGGCGCGCCCGCCTGCTGCTGGCGGCTCTTCGGCCCGGACGCCGCCCCCCTGGGCCCCGCgccccagccgccgccgccgccccgggAGCAGCCGCGCTCCGGCCCCGCGGCCGCCCGGCCGCCCCTCTGGGACTCGGACTCGGTCCTGAGCGAGGAGCACGACGGCGACCGGGAGGAGGACGAGcggcaggagcaggagcaggagcggGGCGGCGGGGAGAGCCACGCGCCCGCGGACGCCGGAAGGTTCCGAGAGAGGCCGCCCGGCCAGGGCAGCGCCCGATCCCTCGCGGGAGAAGCCGGCCCAGAGCAAGGCGGCCCTCCGCCGTCCCCGCAGAGCCAGCCCCCGGGCCGAGGCTCGGGGCCGCCGACAGCAG GAGCCGGCAGCCACCCGGAGGACggggaggaggacgaggaggacggCGACGAGGACGAAGAGGGCAAGCGCGGCAGCCAGGGCTCCAAAGCCCTCTCCGAGGAAGACGAGGCGCTGTCGGCGGGCGCCCCGGGCCCGATGGCGgcctcggcggcggcggcccaGAAACCGCGCAAAAAGCGCTCGCGGGCGGCCTTTTCCCACGCGCAGGTCTTCGAGCTGGAGCGGCGCTTCAACCACCAGCGCTACCTCTCCGGGCCCGAGCGCGCCGACCTGGCCGCCTCGCTTAAGCTCACCGAGACGCAGGTGAAAATCTGGTTCCAGAACCGGCGCTACAAGACGAAGCGGCGCCAGCTGGCCGCGGACCTGCTCTCCGCCGCGCCCGCGGCCAAAAAGGTGGCGGTCAAGGTGCTAGTCCGCGACGATCAGCGGCAGTACCACCCGGGCGAGGTGCTCCGGCCGCCTCCGCTGTTCTCCTTCCAGCCCTCCTACTATTACCCCTATTACTGCCTGCCGGGCTGGGCCCTCTCCGCCTgtgctgccgccgccgctgccggcGGGGGCATCCAGTGA